A single region of the Kwoniella botswanensis chromosome 1, complete sequence genome encodes:
- a CDS encoding dihydroorotase, homodimeric type: MPEEIVLPAPADFHVHVRQGKMCELVTPQVAKGGVRTAYVMPNLVPPLTSTDAVLAYKAELERLDPSIQWLMTLYLHPDVTPEEIRKAAKAGISGVKSYPRGVTTNSNSGIEDYGVYYPVFKAMEEEGMVLNLHGEVPSDPEKNISILNAEVHFLSHLKKLAYDFPNLRIVLEHATTSNAVDTVLSLPANVACSITAHHLYLTIDEVAPQPHHFCKPLAKEPKDRKALQEVIKCGNPKFFLGSDSAPHPLSSKIPNLTQDGHSVSACAAGVYTSPILIPLVATLLESFGALDQLQNFVCDNGRTFYKIPAQKGQELRLVRTPPEEGKGIVKGTLKGDDGIEVLPFWTGKKLEWEIVN; encoded by the exons ATGCCCGAAGAGATCGTACTGCCTGCCCCTGCGGA cttccatgtccatgtccgtCAGGGGAAGATGTGTGAGCTTGTTACCCCTCAAGTAGCCAAGGGAGGTGTGAGGACCGCATACGTCATG CCCAACCTTGTCCCACCACTCACTTCCACAGATGCTGTCCTCGCTTACAAAGCCGAACTCGAACGACTTGACCCTTCCATTCAATGGCTCATGACTCTCTACTTGCATCCTGATGTCACCCCTGAGGAGATTAGGAAAGCGGCTAAAGCTGGTATCAGTG GCGTTAAATCATATCCTCGAGGTGTCACGACAAACTCCAATTCCGGTATAGAAGATTACGGAGTGTACTATCCCGTGTTCAAAGCcatggaggaggaaggaatggtATTGAATTTACATGGAGAAGTACCTAGTGATCCCGAGAAG AACATATCCATCCTCAATGCCGAAGTCCACTTCCTCTCCCACCTGAAAAAGCTCGCCTATGATTTCCCCAATCTCCGTATCGTTCTCGAACACGCTACGACATCCAACGCTGTCGACACTGTCCTCTCCCTTCCAGCCAACGTAGCATGTTCAATCACcgctcatcatctctatctcaCAATTGACGAAGTCGCTCCTCAACCCCATCATTTCTGTAAACCCCTGGCTAAAGAACCTAAAGATCGAAAGGCTTTGCAGGAAGTAATCAAATGCGGTAATCCCAAGTTTTTCCTTGGTTCAGATTCCGCTCCCCATCCTCTCTCGAGCAAGATACCTAATCTCACCCAGGACGGTCACAGCGTATCAGCCTGTGCGGCTGGTGTGTACACTTCGCCCATATTGATACCGCTCGTAGCGACCCTGCTGGAGAGTTTCGGTGCGTTAGATCAACTTCAGAACTTCGTCTGTGATAATGGTAGGACTTTTTACAAGATACCTGCCCAAAAGGGACAGGAGTTGAGACTGGTCAGAACACCTCCAGAGGAAGGCAAGGGGATAGTCAAAGGTACATTAAAAGGTGACGATGGTATTGAGGTTTTACCGTTCTGGACGGGTAAGAAATTGGAATGGGAAATCGTCAATTGA